A single window of Nematostella vectensis chromosome 4, jaNemVect1.1, whole genome shotgun sequence DNA harbors:
- the LOC5512873 gene encoding uncharacterized protein LOC5512873 — translation MNNSDGMVLEHPSFTRPLALTSAICLCILSAITITSNILLLVAIWKDPLKCFKSAATYYVVGLSLADLCTGLITEPFFAAAYFITFLEGKVVYSGALGFVYRAGVAVSGVALKYSFLVILALSWTQFVAITWPHSYKRFVTKRKVLFFMVAVFLYLVLFTSVQLLNIFKIMTFLIVDLTLNTTFLCVNLLVISVLLIVAYRKRTVSRAATYSQSTTQGKANGGGARERAIDHQFTIVSIYLAVILLLTALPHVILAYTYLFTHSTLTVKQNERIQIALRISDILLFIKVCLDPFVYAWRLPAYRKTLATMFLSRNGRSEQERMEGMRLTGHDQLSSSPKQKAQATLQA, via the coding sequence ATGAACAACTCTGACGGTATGGTTTTAGAACATCCGAGCTTCACAAGACCTCTAGCCCTGACAAGCGCTATCTGTCTATGTATCCTATCAGCCATAACCATCACAAGCAACATTTTACTGCTCGTTGCCATATGGAAGGATCCGCTAAAATGCTTCAAATCCGCCGCCACGTATTACGTGGTTGGACTCAGTCTCGCGGACCTTTGCACTGGACTTATAACGGAACCATTCTTTGCAGCAGCCTACTTTATCACTTTCCTTGAAGGCAAAGTCGTCTACAGCGGGGCGTTGGGATTTGTGTATCGCGCCGGCGTAGCAGTTTCTGGGGTGGCACTCAAGTATTCgtttcttgttattttggCGTTGTCTTGGACTCAGTTCGTGGCGATCACTTGGCCTCATAGCTACAAAAGATTTGTAACCAAGCGCAAGGTTCTCTTTTTCATGGTTGCGGTTTTCTTGTACTTGGTGCTGTTCACTTCAGTCCAACTGCTGAACATTTTTAAGATAATGACATTCCTCATTGTAGACTTGACGCTAAACACTACCTTCCTGTGCGTTAATTTATTAGTAATTTCTGTCCTCTTGATCGTCGCGTATCGTAAGCGCACCGTTTCCAGAGCAGCGACTTATTCGCAATCGACGACTCAGGGCAAAGCAAACGGTGGTGGCGCGCGCGAGAGAGCTATAGACCACCAGTTCACTATCGTTAGTATCTATTTGGCAGTGATCCTCCTCCTCACCGCGCTCCCGCATGTGATCTTAGCCTACACCTACCTCTTCACCCATTCCACCCTGACCGTGAAGCAGAACGAGCGAATCCAAATCGCGCTTCGCATCTCCGATATTCTCTTGTTTATTAAGGTCTGTCTTGATCCCTTCGTCTACGCATGGCGCTTGCCCGCCTATAGGAAAACTCTGGCGACAATGTTCTTATCACGGAATGGCCGAAGCGAACAGGAGCGAATGGAGGGGATGAGACTAACTGGACACGATCAGCTATCTTCGAGCCCCAAACAGAAAGCTCAAGCAACGTTACAAGCTTGA
- the LOC5512879 gene encoding replication factor C subunit 5, protein MVVAAEDKRNLPWVEKYRPKCLDDLISHTDIINTIQRFINEERLPHLLFYGPPGTGKTSTILAVAKQLYPDKQFGSMVLELNASDDRGIGIVRGDILSFASTRTIFKSGFKLVILDEADAMTQDAQNALRRVMEKFTENTRFCLICNYLTKIIPALQSRCTRFRFGPLSVDQMLPRLEHVIESERVNVTDDGRKSLLRLAQGDMRKVLNILQSTSMAYSVVNEDHVYLCTGQPQPTDIGNIVDWMLNKDFTTAYTNILKLKTLKGLALQDILEETHSYVHRVDFPAKIRIHLLDKMAEVEYRLASGTSEKIQLGSMIAAFQVARDMIEA, encoded by the exons ATGGTCGTGGCTGCTGAAGACAAACGAAATCTTCCATG GGTGGAGAAGTACAGACCAAAGTGTTTAGATGACCTCATATCTCACACAGATATCATTAATACCA TCCAGAGGTTTATAAATGAGGAAAGACTTCCACATCTCTTATTCTATGGACCACCTGGAACAGGAAAGACTTCTACAATCCTTGCAGTCGCCAAACAACTTTACCCTGACAAACAGTTTGGCTCCATGGTTCTTGAG TTGAATGCGTCTGATGATAGAGGTATCGGAATAGTGAGGGGAGACATTCTAAGTTTTGCAAGTACCAGAACCATTTTCAA GTCGGGATTTAAGCTGGTAATTTTGGATGAAGCTGATGCAATGACGCAAGATGCACAGAATGCTCTCAGAAGAG TGATGGAGAAATTCACTGAGAACACAAGATTTTGCTTAATCTGTAACTACCTGACCAAGATCATACCAGCCCTGCAGTCACGCTGCACCCGGTTCAGGTTCGGCCCTCTCTCTGTGGACCAAATGCTGCCAAGGCTTGAACATGTTATAGAATCAGaaag AGTGAACGTGACTGATGATGGGCGTAAGAGCCTTCTCCGCCTAGCTCAAGGGGACATGCGTAAAGTGCTAAACATTCTCCAG AGCACATCTATGGCTTACAGTGTTGTGAATGAGGATCATGTTTATCTGTGCACTGGACAGCCACAACCTACAGATATTGGTAACATAGTGGATTGGATGCTGAACAAGGACTTTACCACTGCTTATACCA ATATACTGAAATTGAAGACTCTCAAAGGTCTTGCTCTCCAGGATATTCTTGAGGAAACCCATTCCTATGTGCACAGGG TGGATTTTCCTGCAAAAATTAGAATACACCTTCTTGATAAAATGGCAGAAGTTGA GTATAGACTGGCCTCCGGTACATCAGAAAAAATCCAGTTAGGTTCTATGATCGCTGCCTTCCAAGTGGCTAGAGATATGATAGAAGCTTAA